One Meleagris gallopavo isolate NT-WF06-2002-E0010 breed Aviagen turkey brand Nicholas breeding stock chromosome 11, Turkey_5.1, whole genome shotgun sequence genomic region harbors:
- the SSR3 gene encoding translocon-associated protein subunit gamma, whose translation MDLVQSAVLYSVMTLISTYLVAFAYKNVKFILKHKVAQKREDAVSKEVTRKLSEADNRKMSRKEKDERILWKKNEVADYEATTFSIFYNNTLFLVLVIIASFFVLKNFNPTVNYILSISASSGLIALLSTGSK comes from the exons ATGGATCTGGTTCAGTCTGCCGTGCTGTACAGCGTGATGACTCTCATCAGTACCTACCTCGTGGCGTTTGCGTATAAGAACGTCAAGTTCATCCTCAAGCACAA GGTTGCACAGAAGAGAGAAGATGCCGTTTCCAAAGAAGTTACTCGCAAGCTTTCTGAGGCAGACAACAGGAAGATGTCTCGGAAGGAGAAGGATGAAAG GattctgtggaagaaaaatgaagttgcaGATTATGAAGCAACAACTTTTTCCATCTTCTACAACAATACCCTCTTTCTGGTCCTGGTCAtcattgcttcattttttgtGCTGAAGAATTTCAACCCCACTGT AAACTATATCCTTTCCATAAGTGCTTCGTCTGGACTGATTGCCCTGCTGTCTACAGGATCCAAGTAG
- the KCNAB1 gene encoding voltage-gated potassium channel subunit beta-1 isoform X3 produces MTIAYESGVNLFDTAEVYAAGKAEVILGNILKKKGWRRSSLVITTKLYWGGKAETERGLSRKHIIEGLRASLQRLQLEYVDVVFANRPDNNTPMEEIVRAMTHVINQGMAMYWGTSRWSAMEIMEAYSVARQFNMIPPVCEQAEYHLFQREKVEVQLPELYHKIGVGAMTWSPLACGIISGKYGNGVPESSRAALKCYQWLKEKIISEEGRKQQTKLKDLSPIAERLGCTLPQLAVAWCLRNEGVSSVLLGSSNPEQLIENLGAIQVLPKMTSHIVNEIDNILGNKPYSKKDYRS; encoded by the exons ATGACCATCGCCTACGAGAGTGGTGTCAACCTCTTCGACACTGCCGAGGTGTATGCGGCGGGCAA ggCTGAGGTCATCCTGGGGAACATCCTTAAGAAGAAGGGCTGGAG GCGCTCCAGTCTGGTCATCACAACAAAGCTGTACTGGGGCGGAAA gGCTGAAACAGAGAGAGGGCTCTCGAGGAAGCACATCATTGAAG GGCTGAGGGCCTCCCTGCAGCGCCTGCAGCTGGAATACGTGGATGTGGTCTTTGCCAACCGCCCGGACAACAACACCCCCATGGAAG AAATCGTCCGAGCAATGACACACGTCATCAACCAGGGCATGGCCATGTACTGGGGAACGTCACGCTGGAGTGCTATGGAGATCATG GAAGCCTACTCGGTGGCCCGGCAGTTCAACATGATACCGCCTGTGTGCGAGCAGGCTGAGTACCACCTCTTCCAAAGGGAGAAAGTGGAGGTTCAGCTGCCGGAACTGTACCACAAAATAG GGGTGGGTGCCATGACGTGGTCTCCCCTCGCCTGCGGGATCATCTCAGGGAAATACGGCAACGGGGTCCCCGAAAGCTCAAGGGCTGCCCTGAAG TGCTACCAgtggctgaaagaaaaaatcataagcgaggagggaagaaagcagcagacgAAGCTGAAGGACCTCTCGCCCATTGCAGAGCGCCTTGGCTGCACACTACCTCAGCTAGCAGTCG CGTGGTGTCTGAGGAACGAGGGGGTGAGCTCTGTCCTTCTAGGATCTTCCAATCCGGAGCAGCTGATCGAGAACCTCGGAGCCATACAG GTTCTTCCAAAGATGACATCACATATTGTAAATGAAATAGATAACATCCTGGGAAATAAGCCCTACAGCAAGAAGGACTACAGATCATAA